The following are from one region of the Paenalkalicoccus suaedae genome:
- a CDS encoding histidine phosphatase family protein, which translates to MNKTIYLVRHCKAEGQAPEAVLTKEGVIQAEELAAFFAHKGVERIVASPFTRAIQSIEPLSASLGIKVEVDERLAERRLSSEDLPNWLESLEETFRDLDLTFAGGESSREAMDRIVKSTDEVLAGEAETIVVVTHGNIMTLLLMHYDERIGFDMWWDMSNPDVWWVSAGKVERVWG; encoded by the coding sequence AAGCGGTCCTTACAAAAGAGGGAGTGATACAAGCCGAAGAGCTCGCCGCGTTTTTCGCCCACAAAGGGGTGGAGCGTATCGTTGCAAGTCCATTTACACGCGCGATCCAATCAATCGAGCCACTCAGCGCATCCCTCGGTATTAAAGTCGAGGTCGACGAGCGCTTAGCCGAACGCAGGCTAAGTAGTGAGGACCTACCAAATTGGCTAGAAAGCTTAGAGGAAACGTTTCGCGATCTAGATCTTACTTTTGCAGGTGGCGAATCAAGCCGTGAGGCGATGGACCGGATTGTAAAATCGACGGATGAGGTGCTAGCAGGAGAAGCGGAGACAATCGTTGTTGTCACGCACGGAAATATCATGACGCTATTGCTCATGCACTATGATGAGCGGATTGGCTTTGACATGTGGTGGGACATGAGTAATCCGGATGTGTGGTGGGTGAGTGCGGGAAAAGTGGAGAGGGTTTGGGGATAA